The genomic region GTTTTCTGTATGTAAATAGCTGATAATATTTCTTCCATTAAAATCGTTTCGCGATCAGACTCTGAAAATTTGGGTTAATAAAAGAGGAAAATTTAAGGATAAATGAATCCATATTCATCACATCACTAGACACTGCTTTCATCGTTGCTACCTTGGGACTCACCCACGTTCGACCAGACTCTGAAATGACAATCATATGAGCAAAAAATTTTAGACGGCATTCGTAATATATGATTAGTTTAATGATAACTAATTTCTACCATAAATCAAGTCTTCTCTCCAATGAGCATGAACACTTGAAAAACTGGATTCCTCCATCGCCAACCTGTAAAGTAAATGGTGCTTTGAAAGTCATTTGAAGTAAGCTATTATACACCACACAAtaactagattttttcaacttcctgTAACCATAACACTTCGTCAATGGTGGCAATGATACTcataagggaaaaaaaatgcatagcAACGTTGTGGTGGATCAAGATACAACCCTCTAGTATATGTATAGTATCGTATGATTTCCTCCAAATCAGAATGAACCCACTGAAATTTTGATAGATATTTAACACTAGAACTACCGACGATTGACGTATACCTACTTCTACCGGATGGGTCAAAATGACTTGTTTCTTAAATTACTAAAAGATATTTAAGAAAATACagcaatttttacgtttttatatattttgtaattttatgaacaaatcttaaatattatcttttcataatagtaatataatagcagtaattttttaaataattatgcataaacgttaaaaacattttttgcaaGTTACATATATTTTAGCAGAATATTTACTACAGACTCGTTTATGGCATATGCCACAAATGTTGTTCGTTTGATTATTAGTACAATGTGCTATTTGACACCGTTTACGTTTAATCGAAATAGGTGTCTGATTTTGCGACGACAGAGATGATGATATTCCTTCTACTTGATCTGTACATCTACCAGTTAGTTCTTTGCGGTCAATTGCAAGTTCTTCGGATAACTGGAATAAAAAGTCTTttcttaaaatattttcttctgtcACTTCTTTTTATAATATGCGTGCATTTATTCCGGCACGAtgtaaaatattgtaaaacacTTCTAATGCCCATCTTCGAGATCCAGCTATCACAGAATATTTCCGAGCCATTTGATCCGTAACATCTACGCCAAATTTGGTATTGTTATAAAATGTAATCTTTTCAGGTAAacgtttttcatctttttcagTTTTCACTGACTTATGTTTTGAACTGAGCactaatgtttttttattgggtTTCCTCTTATATATAGCCAGAGTACATTTTTCTGCTTTATAAAATACTGTCGAGAAGCGAGACATGTTATCCGTTTTTGATTTTGCAAGTTTAGGTAGTTCTCTCTTATTTTGTCTTATAGTGCCAACTAGGGAAGTTCTTTTAGTTATTAGTTTTGTTTCCACATTACAACAGAACAGCACCGAAAACCTTGTTCCGTGCGGGGTCAAAATGACCCATCTCGGTATATGTAGGTATACTGCATACTATTTTAcaacataataataaaaaaaaagaaaactgttttccagaattaaatatttgtatGTTTTAGAAAAAGTCgtacaaaattttcagaaacaAAATGTACCTGAAATGAGTTATAAGAAATGTCAAACAAGTCATTTTGACCTCCTTGGTAGTTCTAGTGTTaacaatgataattattttataactaCTTACTTGACCGAGACCCTTGACGTATCATAGCAACTACCACAATAATGGAGTCGCCAAACTGTAATTGACTCCGAAATGCCAGAAGACAAAAGCACGATGCACTCTCTCCTTTTGAATAAACATGTTGAAGATTAACGATACAACCAGTTATCACAGGGAAGATGTGCCAGGCCAATGACGAGAGATCTACCAATCTACAAGTAGGGAACATTAAGGGGTTACATGGGTTTCCTCGGACAAAAAACggccttttttcaataattttttttgcatataaaaaatgaaatatttagatgaaactttttattatttaaaagatacatatttaataaacattttgtgaaattttcaaaaaaaaatatcaagatggCGGCCATTACGACGCCATTTCCGGCAGTCCCTCGGAAAAAAGGTGCCTCCGCGATGTCAGCACAACTTCTTTCAGGATTATCTGaaatgaaagtaaaaaaattcgtgTTTTAGTAAAGACAACAAACTAGGTATtggacgaaggaaaaaaaaatgaaaattcgatttttggcagacatttttataaaaaaatgcaaattttgatgaaaatttctcgaaattttttattttcaaatagttgtaattaaaaaaaaaaatccttcgttcAAGACCTTGTAAATGATATCTCGAAGACttgtgtaaaatttcattaagatcggttgagtagttcgcgagaaatcttgacaaccgactttgaaaatatagttttgagaaaaacgcgtttaaagttttggagacaataaaagtcggaaaaaaaatctttttttcaacttacatTGAATCGTCGATTCCTGGGCCATAAAGTAGAGAACCTGCTGCAGCTGCAATGTCCAGGGCATCCTTTTGCTCCTGTCGATGACGAACCCTGGCTTCACGAGTCTCGCTAGTAGATTTCTTTTCGGCTGCGATCACCCGGTTTTCATCTATCTTTCGGGCATAATTGTGGGAATTTGGACCAAGTTTTAGGTCCATACTGtgcataattaataataatgctGATATTCCTTCATTGAAAGTACAAGCAACGATTAATGCAGCAATTTGAACGATTATTGACCCAGCTGGAAGTATTTTGGGAGTAATTTTCCAAATCAACTGATTGAAACTTTCATTGTTATTTTGTGTAAATCCACCAACACACCGCTCCAAAAGCTCATCCTTACTCAGGTCTTCATAAATTGGTTTCATTGCAGTCAAAACATCATCTGGTAATGGAGTATAATTGTGTTTGAACGATGAGAGATTATTTGATGCTGATGCTTGCTGCCAGGTGCACCACGTGGCTGGAGCTTCAGGGCAATTTTGATGCTGAGGATTTTTGTCTGTAGAGCTGTAGTGGTAGTAAGTAGCCCATATTGCATCCCTCATTTTATCAGCTGAATCACTGTTTCTTCTTATCGCTAAGCCATAATATACAGTTAATTTGTCTATCAATTTACTAGTCAATTTACCTTTAccggaaagaatttttttttgagtttttttgcCTTTGACCATCTTTTCCTCAACGGTTTTCTTCACTAAATCACGCAACCGGGTGCCCATCCTCTTCTGTACGTGGCCAATACATTCTTTCTTATTGACAACAAAATCTTCACCATAAGGTTGGGCTTTGAGAATACCAGAGTATGTTTTAGAATCTCCATCTCCTATATAATTTACGTACCTCACGCCATGTTTTACAATAGAACGTTTAaacatttcaataattgaagATACTTCCATGTTTCCAGATGCTCCAGTGTGATTGGCGGCACATTGATCAGTTTCGATGTGTTCTTCTTTCCACTCTTCAAATTCTGCCgtatctaatttttttttccaagactCACATAATTTACAGTATGAACTTTTAACAATAACATCCAAGACTTTTCCTGTCTGATATCCGATTAGAGAACTGACACCATAAAGTGATGCAAAACCACGCTTTTTCCACGTCCCATCACCGGAGACAGTCACATCTGTCGTATCTTCAATGTTGTTTGTTAAACTTGTCATTTGCTTTTCCTCTGTAGCAGCAGAGGAGAACAGTTTCTCAGCAACTATGGTAATACATTCatgtattttattaatataaaaGTCGTATGTTGATTGATTCAAAAAGGAGCTGCTTATATCCATCAAACCGCAAAACTTCTTGCATCCAGCAAGACCCAAACCCAATACTCgcataacaaaaataaaccgCCGATTTAGTTCATACATTCTGCCAATTTGTTGAcatgataaaatatattttggttTACATCGTTCACATTGTACCACAAGTTTAAATCCCAGACCGAATATGGAGCATTGTTTAAAATCTATTTTTCCattacaaaattgttcttcacCTGCACTTTTAATAATGTTTGAACACCGTACACAAGACGAAAGTGTAGAAAAAACCAGAGCAAAGTCAATGATCGAATATTGTAGTGTGGCTTCCTCTGGCACGTGCTGTTTATCCTCGCCTTTTAATTTCTTTGCCGACGAACTCGTGAAAGAATTATCATCTATCTCAGGATTTTTCGGATTAAACGATTGTTTCCTTTTCTTAGGTCTATCTTTTCTACGAACACCTTCCGTTATCTGGGATCTAGACACTTTAAACggcattttttatcgaataaaatTCACAGCAAACACTTATAAACTCAAAATAAACTACGTAGTTTAACGAGAAATCACAAAATGAAGTATGTCCCACTAGTTTACCTTATACAGTGAAAGAAAAGGGCAAGAATTACGACTAACAATAGGGGGATGGGTCTAAAATAGGTACATCCGCAAAGaatggtacaggaagtggcggccattttccccagaagtTTCGGGGGTAGGGTCATCTATAATCACTGTAGGGAactgaaaaagagaatttctttccctgttgtgaaaattaccgatcggagaaaggaatgcgaatgtcctctatgataattttgttgtaacacaaaatttttatgttttatagatGGCGATAGTAATCGAATAATCATCTTTCAACGTTCTGTCAAGGGATGCTCAACCTAAAATACTAACGAGAATGTGCATGGAAGCTACAtgccccgtttttttcaaataattaattaattgttaatgaattaatttattgtatcgatGATGGTTATTCACTCTGTGAACttaatcagatttttttttcgcaatgctctataatatttcttattgttacggttaattatatataattggaCCAACCTAAGTTACCGGTGatgtaatttaaaatttaacaaaatgataaataaatagttgttcATTGGATCATCCCAtacaaataattgttgttaatgtttattgttaataataaaaaaaatggtttcgGCGAGATTCTAACCCTGACTCTGACCCTCCAGCATATaacaactatttatttatcattttgttaaattttaaattacatCACCACTAATTTAGGTTGGTCCAATTATATATGATTAACCGtaacaataagaaatattatagagcattgcgaaaaaaaaatctgattaaGTTCAAAGAGGAACCATTGACCATCGAAAAGTTGCTGCAGGTCATTGCGTATGTTCCTCCTTCATTTATTAGTTGatcttttgaaatttgaatgagCATAGTAGTATCATAAACTTTATTTTCAAGATCGAAGGAAATCACTTTTACCGGAGGAAAAACGACGCTGAAAAAAGTCCTTCTTCAGATTGGGTTCACCTACTGTAAGCGTGATGGTACTAGGTACCTCAAATAACAGCCATACATCGCTTACAGAAGGATCCAgttcctcaaaaaaatgaagcaTCTCATTGACGAAGGCAAGCCGATTGTCTACCAAGATGAGACTTGGACATATCGACGAGGAACGGGGAAGTCGAAAGAGTGGCAGGACAGTGATGTCCGGAGCCACACACATGTGAGGGTTTCCCCGCTTGGACGATAGGCTCAAACTTGGTCCAACCTTGGTTACCAAGCCTCGGGATTCCTAGTTTAGACCACGGTTGAACCTGTGCTAATTCCTAGGTAAAACCAAGTTTGGCGGTTCCCTGTGAATTAAAGCTTGGCTACCAAGGCAATTCCTATCTTCATCCAAGCTTCGGTCTCCGAGCTTGAATTGATAAGTTAGAACCAAGCTCGGGCCAAtatattttagaaaaaattaaataatttatattatataaagaTATAAATCCATATTTGGGGGGGCCGATAGGTGGCGGGCTAGAGAGTAGACGTGTGAACGAGTAGTGGGCAAGAAAAAGCAGATTTATAAAGgaaaaagtgaagaaaaagCTGAAGAAATGGGTGGAGAAGGAAGTGATAGTGGCGAGAACAGgtggaaaatagaaaatcggCGGTGAAGTGAGTGGGAGGGGAGTAAAGAGACAAGAAGTGGTGCGGGCTTGGGAAGGTGGAAGAGTCAAATAAACCGTTGAGACTGGGACGAAAGTGGGGGAAGGGGAAAGGCGACGAGAAGCTTCTAGAAGGAAGAGGGAGAAGCCGCTAGCGGGAAGAAAAGGATGGAGAGCGAGAGGGATGAGAAGGCAGGCGCAGGCAGAAAAAGGCCGGCAGACCAAGGAAAAGAGAGGAAAAaccaagggaaaaggaaattgAGAAGAGTGAGGAGGAACTGGAAAAGTATTGGGAGAAGAGGGAAGAGGAGGAGGCAAACAACGAGGAGAGGAGGGCGATGGGGAAAATAAATGCAAAGAAATGGAAAAGGAACCAGGGGAAACGGAGGGGGAAAGATGGTTTTAGGGCAAGTAATTGACTAGAGAGAACGCCACAAGAAAAGGCGAAAGGCGAGCCGAAGGAACCAATAAGGAAGACAGGGTCGGTAACGGAGGAATCGAGGC from Diachasmimorpha longicaudata isolate KC_UGA_2023 chromosome 1, iyDiaLong2, whole genome shotgun sequence harbors:
- the LOC135167084 gene encoding uncharacterized protein LOC135167084 isoform X2; protein product: MPFKVSRSQITEGVRRKDRPKKRKQSFNPKNPEIDDNSFTSSSAKKLKGEDKQHVPEEATLQYSIIDFALVFSTLSSCVRCSNIIKSAGEEQFCNGKIDFKQCSIFGLGFKLVVQCERCKPKYILSCQQIGRMYELNRRFIFVMRVLGLGLAGCKKFCGLMDISSSFLNQSTYDFYINKIHECITIVAEKLFSSAATEEKQMTSLTNNIEDTTDVTVSGDGTWKKRGFASLYGVSSLIGYQTGKVLDVIVKSSYCKLCESWKKKLDTAEFEEWKEEHIETDQCAANHTGASGNMEVSSIIEMFKRSIVKHGVRYVNYIGDGDSKTYSGILKAQPYGEDFVVNKKECIGHVQKRMGTRLRDLVKKTVEEKMVKGKKTQKKILSGKGKLTSKLIDKLTVYYGLAIRRNSDSADKMRDAIWATYYHYSSTDKNPQHQNCPEAPATWCTWQQASASNNLSSFKHNYTPLPDDVLTAMKPIYEDLSKDELLERCVGGFTQNNNESFNQLIWKITPKILPAGSIIVQIAALIVACTFNEGISALLLIMHSMDLKLGPNSHNYARKIDENRVIAAEKKSTSETREARVRHRQEQKDALDIAAAAGSLLYGPGIDDSM
- the LOC135167084 gene encoding uncharacterized protein LOC135167084 isoform X1; translation: MPFKVSRSQITEGVRRKDRPKKRKQSFNPKNPEIDDNSFTSSSAKKLKGEDKQHVPEEATLQYSIIDFALVFSTLSSCVRCSNIIKSAGEEQFCNGKIDFKQCSIFGLGFKLVVQCERCKPKYILSCQQIGRMYELNRRFIFVMRVLGLGLAGCKKFCGLMDISSSFLNQSTYDFYINKIHECITIVAEKLFSSAATEEKQMTSLTNNIEDTTDVTVSGDGTWKKRGFASLYGVSSLIGYQTGKVLDVIVKSSYCKLCESWKKKLDTAEFEEWKEEHIETDQCAANHTGASGNMEVSSIIEMFKRSIVKHGVRYVNYIGDGDSKTYSGILKAQPYGEDFVVNKKECIGHVQKRMGTRLRDLVKKTVEEKMVKGKKTQKKILSGKGKLTSKLIDKLTVYYGLAIRRNSDSADKMRDAIWATYYHYSSTDKNPQHQNCPEAPATWCTWQQASASNNLSSFKHNYTPLPDDVLTAMKPIYEDLSKDELLERCVGGFTQNNNESFNQLIWKITPKILPAGSIIVQIAALIVACTFNEGISALLLIMHSMDLKLGPNSHNYARKIDENRVIAAEKKSTSETREARVRHRQEQKDALDIAAAAGSLLYGPGIDDSI